One Rhodococcus sp. P1Y DNA window includes the following coding sequences:
- the sufC gene encoding Fe-S cluster assembly ATPase SufC: MSTLEIRDLHVSVANSDATADPIDILKGVDLTVRSGETHAIMGPNGSGKSTLSYAIAGHPKYTVTSGTITLDGEDVLEMSVDERARAGLFLAMQYPVEVPGVSMSNFLRTAATAVRGDAPKLRLWVKEVKNAMGELEIKEEFAERSVNEGFSGGEKKRHEILQLGLLKPKIAILDETDSGLDVDALRVVSEGVNTYKERGWVDSTGATVGGGVLLITHYTRILRYINPDFVHVFVGGKIVQSGGAELADELETNGYAAFTQDATTGA, from the coding sequence ATGTCCACGCTCGAAATCCGTGACCTGCACGTCAGCGTCGCAAACTCGGACGCTACCGCCGACCCGATCGACATTCTGAAAGGCGTGGACCTGACGGTCCGCTCCGGCGAGACTCACGCCATCATGGGCCCCAACGGGTCCGGCAAGTCGACGCTGTCGTACGCGATCGCGGGCCACCCGAAGTACACCGTCACCTCCGGAACGATCACGCTCGACGGTGAAGACGTGCTCGAGATGAGTGTCGACGAACGCGCACGTGCAGGCCTGTTCCTCGCGATGCAGTACCCCGTCGAGGTACCGGGCGTCTCGATGTCCAACTTCTTGCGCACGGCAGCCACGGCTGTTCGGGGAGATGCCCCCAAGCTTCGCCTGTGGGTCAAGGAAGTTAAGAACGCGATGGGCGAGCTCGAGATCAAGGAAGAGTTTGCCGAGCGCAGCGTCAACGAAGGTTTCTCCGGCGGCGAGAAGAAGCGGCACGAGATTCTTCAGCTCGGACTGCTGAAGCCGAAGATCGCAATACTCGACGAGACCGACTCCGGTCTCGATGTGGACGCGCTCAGAGTCGTGTCGGAAGGCGTCAACACCTACAAGGAGCGCGGCTGGGTCGACTCCACCGGCGCGACGGTGGGCGGCGGCGTGCTCTTGATCACCCACTACACGCGGATCCTGCGATACATCAATCCTGATTTCGTGCACGTCTTCGTCGGCGGCAAGATCGTCCAGTCCGGCGGAGCAGAGCTGGCAGACGAGCTCGAGACAAACGGTTACGCAGCATTCACGCAGGATGCGACGACAGGAGCGTAG
- a CDS encoding cysteine desulfurase, with protein MSAPAGLKDAAFDVTAIRADFPILGRTVRDDKPLVYLDSGATSQRPVQVLDAERDFLVTCNAAVHRGAHQLAEEATDAYEGARGLIASFVGADLDEMVFTKNATEALNLVTYVLADDRFERCVGPGDEIVITELEHHANLVPWQELARRTGATLRWYGVTDDGRIDVDSLELTDAVKVVAFTHQSNVTGAVAPVQELVRRARAVGALVVLDACQSVPHMAVDLHSLDVDYAAFSGHKMFGPSGVGVLYGKAELLDAMPPFITGGSMIETVTMDKTTYAPPPQRFEAGVPMTSQVVGLGAAVQYIEKIGIDAIAAHEKSLVAAALAEFANIDGLRVIGPTENVNRGSAVSFVVDGIHAHDLGQILDDEGVAIRVGHHCAWPLHRRFGIAATARASFAAYNTVDEVQVLAAAIRRAQSFFGATGQPGGGS; from the coding sequence ATGTCTGCACCAGCAGGCTTGAAGGACGCTGCATTCGACGTCACGGCCATTCGTGCCGATTTCCCGATTCTCGGGCGCACGGTGCGTGATGACAAGCCGCTGGTGTACCTCGATTCGGGTGCGACGTCTCAGCGTCCGGTTCAGGTGCTCGATGCCGAGCGCGACTTCCTTGTCACGTGCAATGCCGCGGTGCACCGAGGCGCGCACCAACTTGCCGAGGAGGCGACCGACGCGTACGAAGGTGCGCGTGGTCTCATCGCGTCGTTCGTCGGTGCCGATCTCGACGAGATGGTGTTCACCAAGAACGCGACCGAGGCGCTGAACCTCGTCACCTACGTTCTCGCTGACGACCGATTCGAACGTTGTGTCGGACCTGGCGACGAGATTGTGATCACTGAGCTCGAGCACCATGCAAATCTGGTTCCGTGGCAGGAGCTGGCTCGTCGGACCGGTGCAACACTGCGGTGGTACGGCGTCACGGACGACGGACGAATCGACGTGGACTCGCTGGAATTGACCGACGCCGTCAAGGTCGTTGCGTTCACTCACCAGTCCAACGTGACGGGTGCGGTCGCGCCGGTGCAGGAGTTGGTCCGGCGGGCCCGTGCGGTCGGAGCGCTCGTTGTTCTCGATGCGTGCCAGTCGGTGCCGCACATGGCAGTGGATCTGCATTCACTCGACGTCGACTATGCCGCATTCTCGGGTCACAAGATGTTCGGTCCTTCCGGCGTCGGTGTTCTCTACGGCAAAGCAGAGCTGCTCGATGCCATGCCCCCGTTCATCACCGGTGGTTCGATGATCGAAACCGTGACGATGGACAAGACCACCTACGCACCTCCGCCGCAGCGGTTCGAAGCCGGTGTTCCGATGACGTCTCAGGTCGTCGGGCTGGGGGCTGCAGTGCAGTACATCGAGAAGATCGGCATCGACGCCATCGCCGCGCACGAGAAATCGCTTGTCGCAGCAGCATTGGCAGAGTTCGCAAACATCGACGGGCTTCGAGTGATCGGACCGACCGAGAATGTGAACCGTGGATCGGCTGTGTCCTTCGTCGTAGACGGCATCCATGCGCACGACCTGGGCCAGATTCTCGACGACGAGGGTGTCGCCATTCGCGTCGGACACCACTGCGCGTGGCCGCTTCACCGCCGATTCGGCATAGCAGCGACGGCACGCGCCTCGTTCGCGGCGTACAACACCGTCGACGAAGTGCAGGTGTTGGCCGCAGCGATCCGCCGCGCGCAGAGCTTCTTCGGCGCGACCGGACAGCCTGGGGGCGGATCCTGA
- the sufU gene encoding Fe-S cluster assembly sulfur transfer protein SufU, with the protein MRMEQMYQEVILDHYKHPHGRGLREPFGAEVHHVNPTCGDEVTLRVHIDDAGTIADVSYDGQGCSISQASTSVLTDQIIGQSVEEAMRIVESFSEMVGSRGTVEGDEDVIGDGIAFAGVAKYPARVKCALLGWMAFKDAVVRIVEAPTDAPAISGGQQA; encoded by the coding sequence ATGCGGATGGAACAGATGTACCAGGAAGTGATCCTCGATCACTACAAGCATCCGCACGGTCGCGGACTTCGGGAACCGTTCGGCGCTGAGGTGCACCACGTAAACCCGACCTGCGGTGACGAGGTGACGCTACGCGTGCATATCGACGACGCAGGCACGATCGCCGACGTCTCCTACGACGGGCAAGGCTGCTCGATCAGCCAGGCATCCACGTCGGTGCTGACCGATCAGATTATCGGGCAGTCCGTGGAGGAAGCCATGCGAATCGTGGAATCGTTCAGCGAGATGGTCGGTAGCCGCGGTACCGTCGAAGGCGACGAAGATGTCATCGGCGATGGAATCGCATTCGCCGGAGTGGCGAAGTATCCCGCACGCGTCAAGTGTGCACTGCTCGGGTGGATGGCTTTCAAGGACGCGGTTGTTCGCATAGTAGAGGCGCCCACCGACGCACCAGCAATTTCCGGAGGACAGCAAGCATGA
- a CDS encoding metal-sulfur cluster assembly factor: MTDTPVTETPVPAAAGTETTPVALTVEEIKVLEDLEEAMRDVVDPELGINVVDLGLVYDIKIDSEDIVTVDMTLTSAACPLTDVIEDQARGALVRSGLCSDLKINWVWLPPWGPDKITDDGREQLRALGFTV; encoded by the coding sequence ATGACCGACACACCAGTCACCGAAACCCCGGTTCCCGCAGCTGCGGGAACCGAGACAACGCCGGTCGCCTTGACCGTCGAGGAAATCAAAGTTCTCGAAGACCTCGAAGAAGCGATGCGCGACGTCGTCGACCCGGAGCTCGGCATCAACGTCGTCGATCTCGGTCTGGTCTACGACATCAAGATCGACTCGGAGGACATCGTCACAGTAGACATGACGCTGACATCGGCGGCATGTCCGTTGACCGATGTCATCGAGGATCAGGCTCGCGGCGCGCTTGTGCGTAGCGGTCTGTGCTCGGACCTGAAGATCAACTGGGTCTGGCTACCGCCATGGGGTCCGGACAAGATCACCGACGACGGCCGCGAGCAGCTCAGAGCGCTCGGCTTCACGGTGTAG
- the ku gene encoding non-homologous end joining protein Ku has product MRSIWKGSIAFGLVNVPVKVYSATETHDIRFHQVHAKDGGRIKYDRICSECGKSVQFADIDKAYDSPDGERVILTDQDFDKLPAAEKHEIPVLEFVPTDQIDPILFDKSYFLEPDSSSPKAYVLLRQTLLETERTALVHFTLRQKTRLAALRVRDDVLVIQTLLWPDEVRAAEFPSLDDAPDARPQEVKMATSLVESMSADFDPTEYTDDYQIELRKLIDDTIANGGEKVIHTEEESSDDGEDAEVVDLVAALQRSVEAAGKNAKSGDSSSGSKSSGENSSGGGAQKAPAKKAAAKKAPAKKTAAKKAAAKKTAAKSTESKSA; this is encoded by the coding sequence AGGGTTCGATCGCCTTCGGGCTGGTCAACGTCCCGGTCAAGGTGTACTCCGCGACCGAGACCCACGACATCAGGTTCCACCAGGTGCACGCGAAGGACGGTGGACGGATCAAGTACGACCGCATCTGCTCCGAGTGCGGCAAGTCCGTCCAGTTCGCTGACATCGACAAGGCGTACGACTCCCCCGATGGCGAGCGAGTGATCCTCACCGACCAGGATTTCGACAAGCTCCCTGCCGCCGAGAAGCACGAAATTCCGGTTCTCGAGTTCGTTCCCACTGATCAGATCGATCCGATTCTCTTCGACAAGAGCTACTTCCTCGAACCCGATTCGTCCTCGCCGAAGGCCTACGTTCTGCTGCGCCAAACCCTGCTGGAAACCGAACGAACAGCCCTTGTCCACTTCACGTTGCGTCAGAAGACCCGGCTGGCAGCACTTCGTGTGCGTGACGATGTGTTGGTGATACAGACGCTTCTGTGGCCCGACGAGGTGCGTGCCGCGGAGTTTCCGTCGCTCGACGACGCACCCGACGCCAGGCCACAGGAAGTCAAGATGGCGACATCGCTGGTGGAAAGTATGTCCGCGGACTTCGATCCGACCGAGTACACGGACGACTACCAGATCGAACTGCGCAAACTCATCGACGACACCATCGCGAACGGCGGCGAGAAGGTCATCCACACCGAGGAGGAGTCCTCGGACGACGGTGAGGATGCAGAAGTAGTGGACTTGGTCGCTGCGTTGCAGCGAAGCGTCGAGGCCGCAGGCAAGAACGCCAAATCCGGGGATAGTTCTTCCGGAAGCAAGTCTTCGGGTGAGAACTCGTCCGGGGGCGGCGCTCAGAAGGCGCCAGCCAAGAAAGCCGCAGCGAAGAAGGCTCCCGCGAAGAAGACAGCAGCAAAAAAGGCGGCTGCCAAGAAGACTGCCGCCAAGAGCACCGAAAGCAAGAGCGCCTGA